In Rattus norvegicus strain BN/NHsdMcwi chromosome 1, GRCr8, whole genome shotgun sequence, a genomic segment contains:
- the Prss23 gene encoding serine protease 23 isoform X2, translating to MTCMKALSMAGIPGLLILLLVLLCVFMQVSPYNVPWKPTWPAYRLPIVLPQSTLKLAKPDFDAKAKLEVSSSCGPQCHKGTPLPTYEEAKQYLSYETLYANGSRTETQVGIYILSNGEGRARSRDSEAAGKSRRKRQIYGYDGRFSIFGKDFLLNYPFSTSVKLSTGCTGTLVAEKHVLTAAHCIHDGKTYVKGTQKLRVGFLKPKYKDGAGGDNSSSSALVEKMKFQWIRVKRTHVPKGWIKGNANDIGMDYDYALLELKKPHKRKFMKIGVSPPAKQLPGGRIHFSGYDNDRPGNLVYRFCDVKDETYDLLYQQCDAQPGASGSGVYVRMWKRPQQKWERKIIGIFSGHQWVDMNGSPQDFNVAVRITPLKYAQICYWIKGNYLDCREG from the coding sequence CACTCAGCATGGCTGGAATCCCAGGActcctcatccttctccttgTCCTGCTCTGTGTGTTCATGCAGGTGAGTCCCTACAACGTTCCGTGGAAACCAACATGGCCGGCTTACCGCCTCCCTATAGTCTTGCCTCAGTCTACCCTCAAGTTAGCCAAACCAGACTTCGATGCCAAAGCAAAATTGGAGGTGTCCTCCTCATGTGGACCCCAGTGTCACAAGGGAACACCGCTGCCCACCTACGAAGAGGCCAAGCAGTACCTTTCCTATGAAACCCTTTATGCCAACGGCAGCCGCACAGAGACTCAGGTGGGCATCTACATCCTCAGCAACGGTGAAGGCAGGGCACGCAGCAGAGACTCGGAGGCCGCAGGGAAATCTCGCAGGAAGAGGCAGATTTATGGCTATGATGGCAGATTTAGCATTTTCGGGAAGGACTTCCTGCTCAACTATCCCTTCTCAACATCGGTGAAGTTGTCTACTGGCTGCACCGGCACCCTGGTGGCAGAGAAGCACGTCCTCACTGCTGCCCACTGCATACACGATGGCAAAACCTATGTGAAAGGAACACAGAAACTCCGAGTGGGCTTCCTGAAGCCCAAGTATAAAGATGGTGCCGGAGGGGACAACAGTTCAAGCTCAGCTCTGGTAGAGAAGATGAAATTTCAGTGGATCCGTGTGAAACGCACCCATGTGCCCAAGGGGTGGATCAAGGGCAATGCCAACGACATTGGCATGGATTATGACTACGCCCTTCTGGAACTCAAGAAACCCCACAAAAGAAAGTTCATGAAGATTGGTGTGAGTCCTCCAGCGAAGCAGCTCCCGGGGGGCAGGATCCACTTCTCAGGCTACGACAATGACCGGCCCGGCAATTTGGTGTACcgcttctgtgatgtcaaagaTGAGACATACGACCTTCTTTATCAGCAGTGTGATGCCCAGCCCGGGGCCAGTGGTTCAGGGGTCTATGTGAGGATGTGGAAGAGACCACAGcagaaatgggaaaggaaaattATCGGCATCTTTTCAGGGCACCAGTGGGTGGACATGAATGGCTCTCCGCAGGATTTCAACGTGGCAGTTAGAATCACACCTCTTAAATATGCCCAGATTTGCTATTGGATTAAAGGAAACTACCTGGATTGCAGGGAGGGGTGA
- the Prss23 gene encoding serine protease 23 isoform X1: MTCMKVALSMAGIPGLLILLLVLLCVFMQVSPYNVPWKPTWPAYRLPIVLPQSTLKLAKPDFDAKAKLEVSSSCGPQCHKGTPLPTYEEAKQYLSYETLYANGSRTETQVGIYILSNGEGRARSRDSEAAGKSRRKRQIYGYDGRFSIFGKDFLLNYPFSTSVKLSTGCTGTLVAEKHVLTAAHCIHDGKTYVKGTQKLRVGFLKPKYKDGAGGDNSSSSALVEKMKFQWIRVKRTHVPKGWIKGNANDIGMDYDYALLELKKPHKRKFMKIGVSPPAKQLPGGRIHFSGYDNDRPGNLVYRFCDVKDETYDLLYQQCDAQPGASGSGVYVRMWKRPQQKWERKIIGIFSGHQWVDMNGSPQDFNVAVRITPLKYAQICYWIKGNYLDCREG; the protein is encoded by the coding sequence TAGCACTCAGCATGGCTGGAATCCCAGGActcctcatccttctccttgTCCTGCTCTGTGTGTTCATGCAGGTGAGTCCCTACAACGTTCCGTGGAAACCAACATGGCCGGCTTACCGCCTCCCTATAGTCTTGCCTCAGTCTACCCTCAAGTTAGCCAAACCAGACTTCGATGCCAAAGCAAAATTGGAGGTGTCCTCCTCATGTGGACCCCAGTGTCACAAGGGAACACCGCTGCCCACCTACGAAGAGGCCAAGCAGTACCTTTCCTATGAAACCCTTTATGCCAACGGCAGCCGCACAGAGACTCAGGTGGGCATCTACATCCTCAGCAACGGTGAAGGCAGGGCACGCAGCAGAGACTCGGAGGCCGCAGGGAAATCTCGCAGGAAGAGGCAGATTTATGGCTATGATGGCAGATTTAGCATTTTCGGGAAGGACTTCCTGCTCAACTATCCCTTCTCAACATCGGTGAAGTTGTCTACTGGCTGCACCGGCACCCTGGTGGCAGAGAAGCACGTCCTCACTGCTGCCCACTGCATACACGATGGCAAAACCTATGTGAAAGGAACACAGAAACTCCGAGTGGGCTTCCTGAAGCCCAAGTATAAAGATGGTGCCGGAGGGGACAACAGTTCAAGCTCAGCTCTGGTAGAGAAGATGAAATTTCAGTGGATCCGTGTGAAACGCACCCATGTGCCCAAGGGGTGGATCAAGGGCAATGCCAACGACATTGGCATGGATTATGACTACGCCCTTCTGGAACTCAAGAAACCCCACAAAAGAAAGTTCATGAAGATTGGTGTGAGTCCTCCAGCGAAGCAGCTCCCGGGGGGCAGGATCCACTTCTCAGGCTACGACAATGACCGGCCCGGCAATTTGGTGTACcgcttctgtgatgtcaaagaTGAGACATACGACCTTCTTTATCAGCAGTGTGATGCCCAGCCCGGGGCCAGTGGTTCAGGGGTCTATGTGAGGATGTGGAAGAGACCACAGcagaaatgggaaaggaaaattATCGGCATCTTTTCAGGGCACCAGTGGGTGGACATGAATGGCTCTCCGCAGGATTTCAACGTGGCAGTTAGAATCACACCTCTTAAATATGCCCAGATTTGCTATTGGATTAAAGGAAACTACCTGGATTGCAGGGAGGGGTGA
- the Prss23 gene encoding serine protease 23 isoform X3, producing MAGIPGLLILLLVLLCVFMQVSPYNVPWKPTWPAYRLPIVLPQSTLKLAKPDFDAKAKLEVSSSCGPQCHKGTPLPTYEEAKQYLSYETLYANGSRTETQVGIYILSNGEGRARSRDSEAAGKSRRKRQIYGYDGRFSIFGKDFLLNYPFSTSVKLSTGCTGTLVAEKHVLTAAHCIHDGKTYVKGTQKLRVGFLKPKYKDGAGGDNSSSSALVEKMKFQWIRVKRTHVPKGWIKGNANDIGMDYDYALLELKKPHKRKFMKIGVSPPAKQLPGGRIHFSGYDNDRPGNLVYRFCDVKDETYDLLYQQCDAQPGASGSGVYVRMWKRPQQKWERKIIGIFSGHQWVDMNGSPQDFNVAVRITPLKYAQICYWIKGNYLDCREG from the coding sequence ATGGCTGGAATCCCAGGActcctcatccttctccttgTCCTGCTCTGTGTGTTCATGCAGGTGAGTCCCTACAACGTTCCGTGGAAACCAACATGGCCGGCTTACCGCCTCCCTATAGTCTTGCCTCAGTCTACCCTCAAGTTAGCCAAACCAGACTTCGATGCCAAAGCAAAATTGGAGGTGTCCTCCTCATGTGGACCCCAGTGTCACAAGGGAACACCGCTGCCCACCTACGAAGAGGCCAAGCAGTACCTTTCCTATGAAACCCTTTATGCCAACGGCAGCCGCACAGAGACTCAGGTGGGCATCTACATCCTCAGCAACGGTGAAGGCAGGGCACGCAGCAGAGACTCGGAGGCCGCAGGGAAATCTCGCAGGAAGAGGCAGATTTATGGCTATGATGGCAGATTTAGCATTTTCGGGAAGGACTTCCTGCTCAACTATCCCTTCTCAACATCGGTGAAGTTGTCTACTGGCTGCACCGGCACCCTGGTGGCAGAGAAGCACGTCCTCACTGCTGCCCACTGCATACACGATGGCAAAACCTATGTGAAAGGAACACAGAAACTCCGAGTGGGCTTCCTGAAGCCCAAGTATAAAGATGGTGCCGGAGGGGACAACAGTTCAAGCTCAGCTCTGGTAGAGAAGATGAAATTTCAGTGGATCCGTGTGAAACGCACCCATGTGCCCAAGGGGTGGATCAAGGGCAATGCCAACGACATTGGCATGGATTATGACTACGCCCTTCTGGAACTCAAGAAACCCCACAAAAGAAAGTTCATGAAGATTGGTGTGAGTCCTCCAGCGAAGCAGCTCCCGGGGGGCAGGATCCACTTCTCAGGCTACGACAATGACCGGCCCGGCAATTTGGTGTACcgcttctgtgatgtcaaagaTGAGACATACGACCTTCTTTATCAGCAGTGTGATGCCCAGCCCGGGGCCAGTGGTTCAGGGGTCTATGTGAGGATGTGGAAGAGACCACAGcagaaatgggaaaggaaaattATCGGCATCTTTTCAGGGCACCAGTGGGTGGACATGAATGGCTCTCCGCAGGATTTCAACGTGGCAGTTAGAATCACACCTCTTAAATATGCCCAGATTTGCTATTGGATTAAAGGAAACTACCTGGATTGCAGGGAGGGGTGA